In Cyanobacteriota bacterium, a genomic segment contains:
- a CDS encoding ATP-binding cassette domain-containing protein produces MLHIEHLNKWFGQRHVLRDLNLTIAPGEVYGLLGPNGAGKTTTINIL; encoded by the coding sequence GTGCTTCATATTGAACATCTCAACAAATGGTTTGGACAGCGCCATGTGCTGCGAGACCTAAACCTAACCATTGCGCCGGGCGAAGTCTATGGGTTGCTTGGCCCCAACGGAGCGGGCAAAACTACGACTATCAACATTCT